A single genomic interval of Nostoc commune NIES-4072 harbors:
- a CDS encoding exopolysaccharide biosynthesis protein, which yields MHLRFSQDIKSLLQRLAEQPLTLGDILAETSERGFCLVITLLILPFLFPMPPGLTGPFGGACLLLSVQMVLGRRSPWLPKRIANYKFPRPFAQLLLQNLGRLTKVLQKIARPRLAKIAHNPLIWRINGLCISLLTVLLILPIPFTNPIPTVGILLLTVATIESDGLLICISYGITILITLLFGFIGYAVWLAPSLLPSIFK from the coding sequence ATGCATCTGAGATTTTCTCAAGATATAAAGTCCTTGTTACAACGCCTAGCTGAACAACCCCTAACTCTAGGTGATATTTTGGCAGAAACCTCAGAACGAGGGTTCTGCCTGGTAATTACATTATTAATTTTGCCTTTTTTATTTCCTATGCCACCGGGATTAACTGGCCCTTTTGGTGGTGCTTGTTTACTGTTGTCAGTGCAGATGGTTTTAGGAAGGCGATCGCCTTGGCTACCGAAAAGAATTGCTAACTACAAATTTCCTCGTCCCTTTGCTCAGTTACTTTTGCAAAATTTGGGACGTCTTACCAAAGTGTTACAGAAAATCGCCCGTCCTCGATTGGCAAAAATAGCCCATAATCCTTTGATTTGGCGAATTAATGGACTTTGTATCTCTTTGTTAACAGTATTACTAATATTACCAATTCCCTTTACAAATCCCATCCCCACTGTAGGTATTTTACTTTTGACTGTTGCCACCATCGAATCTGACGGTTTATTAATTTGCATTAGCTACGGTATTACTATCCTAATTACCTTGCTCTTTGGATTTATTGGTTATGCTGTATGGTTAGCTCCCAGTTTGCTGCCATCTATATTTAAATAA
- a CDS encoding lipid kinase has protein sequence MSSRALLLVNRHARQGEKGISEAIENLKTLGFDLIEESTEDPKHLTEVILRYQHQVDLVIIGGGDGTLNAAVDGLVKTQLPLGILPLGTANDLARTLGIPNSLNEACKIIGYRNSHRIDLGWVNGKHFFNVASLGLSVKITQRLTKEVKRRWGIFAYAATALQVILKARPFTAEILINGESVHVKTVQIAVGNGRYYGGGMAVADDATIDDQRLDLYSLEIKNWWEILLLLPAMQRGRHIHWKSVRSLQGQEIEVRTRKPRPINTDGEITTYTPAHFRVIPKAIAVLVPPEIRS, from the coding sequence ATGAGTTCTCGCGCACTGCTGTTAGTAAATCGTCATGCCCGCCAAGGAGAAAAGGGTATATCAGAAGCGATTGAAAATCTGAAAACACTCGGCTTTGATTTAATTGAGGAGTCTACAGAAGACCCCAAACATCTTACTGAAGTTATACTTCGCTATCAGCATCAAGTTGATTTAGTAATTATTGGTGGAGGAGATGGAACTCTTAATGCGGCAGTAGATGGTTTAGTTAAAACTCAGTTGCCCTTGGGAATTTTGCCTTTAGGAACTGCCAATGATCTGGCTAGAACTTTGGGAATCCCCAATTCCCTCAACGAAGCTTGCAAAATTATTGGATATAGAAATTCACACCGCATAGACTTGGGTTGGGTAAACGGCAAGCACTTTTTTAACGTTGCCAGTCTGGGATTGAGTGTAAAAATTACCCAGCGACTTACCAAAGAAGTCAAACGCCGTTGGGGAATATTTGCTTATGCTGCTACTGCATTGCAAGTGATTTTAAAAGCTAGACCTTTTACTGCGGAGATTTTAATCAATGGTGAATCAGTTCACGTGAAAACAGTGCAAATTGCTGTGGGTAATGGCCGCTATTACGGCGGCGGTATGGCAGTGGCTGACGATGCAACAATAGATGATCAAAGGCTAGACCTCTATAGCTTGGAGATTAAAAATTGGTGGGAGATTCTACTATTACTCCCCGCTATGCAACGAGGGCGACATATACATTGGAAGAGTGTACGCTCTCTTCAAGGTCAAGAAATAGAGGTACGTACTCGCAAACCTCGCCCTATTAATACAGATGGTGAAATTACTACCTATACACCTGCTCATTTTCGAGTTATACCTAAAGCTATAGCTGTTTTAGTACCCCCAGAAATTAGGAGTTAG
- a CDS encoding chloride channel protein codes for MTLLPPTQLRKVTEQPAFPTPSARLAYLINRFQPSPETVVLFLAMLIGGGTGMGIVTFHYLIQLIHQLMLENLMGQIGVWGAWTLACVPTLGGLIVGLMRWRTQDFGPGLSSLIAASQGTEIKQPLRPVTKMLAASVSLGSGASLGPEGPSVEIGANFGMLLSVILNVSQERQRLLLGAGAAAGLAAGFNAPIAGVFFALEVVMGATSFATSAVSVVLLAAVVAALIAQIGLGAQPAFDLPVYQVRSPLELPLYLGLGLGASIISVTYTQSIRLAKACFAGKVPGFAFLGQIPEPIHPIIGGVMIGAVALHFPQILGVGYETVEAMLQDVEFPLYLLVVLLVVKLVMTAISAGSGFIGGLFAPAMFLGASFGSAYAKILAVAFPAICDQMAAPPAYAMVGMAAVLAGSVRAPLTSILMLFELTRDYRIVLPLMAAVGLSVWLVERIKPTFNSNSNLQQIGLSELKDEQAEIVQQILVEDAMYPCPKKLPATLGVLDAAVEMIRDRVRSALVVDEAEQLIGILSLEDINRALALWQTYSNSPTEIPDNLSSQTLIDICTTEILYAWQDELLSEALDRMSLRGLHQLPVVARDKPDRILGLLEREQIALTCNLAVTRKALRHYLPVLPTTDIVISH; via the coding sequence ATGACTCTCTTGCCTCCCACTCAACTGAGGAAGGTAACGGAACAACCTGCCTTTCCTACACCTTCTGCTCGTTTAGCCTACTTAATTAATCGTTTTCAACCATCCCCAGAAACCGTTGTCCTGTTTTTAGCCATGCTCATTGGCGGTGGTACGGGTATGGGTATAGTCACCTTTCACTATTTAATCCAGCTGATTCACCAGTTGATGCTGGAAAATTTAATGGGTCAAATCGGCGTCTGGGGTGCTTGGACTTTAGCCTGCGTTCCCACCCTTGGCGGATTAATCGTTGGCTTGATGCGCTGGCGCACTCAAGATTTTGGCCCTGGACTTTCATCTCTTATCGCCGCTTCTCAGGGAACAGAGATTAAGCAACCACTACGACCAGTTACGAAGATGCTGGCTGCATCTGTTTCTTTGGGGAGCGGTGCTTCTTTGGGCCCTGAGGGGCCGAGTGTAGAAATTGGCGCAAATTTTGGGATGTTGTTGTCTGTAATCCTGAATGTATCTCAAGAACGCCAACGTTTGCTTTTAGGTGCTGGCGCGGCGGCTGGACTTGCGGCTGGATTTAATGCTCCCATCGCTGGAGTATTTTTTGCCCTAGAGGTGGTGATGGGAGCAACATCTTTCGCTACTTCTGCTGTGAGTGTGGTGCTGTTAGCGGCGGTAGTAGCAGCATTAATTGCTCAAATTGGTTTGGGGGCACAACCTGCTTTTGATTTACCTGTTTACCAAGTCCGCAGTCCCTTAGAATTACCCTTATACCTTGGCTTAGGTTTAGGGGCCAGCATAATTTCTGTCACTTATACTCAATCAATTCGTTTAGCAAAAGCCTGCTTTGCTGGCAAAGTTCCAGGTTTTGCCTTTTTGGGACAAATTCCTGAGCCGATTCATCCAATTATTGGCGGTGTGATGATTGGCGCAGTTGCTTTGCACTTCCCGCAAATTCTGGGCGTAGGTTATGAAACTGTAGAAGCAATGCTTCAGGATGTGGAGTTTCCACTCTACCTGTTGGTGGTGCTATTGGTAGTGAAGTTAGTGATGACTGCAATTAGCGCAGGTAGTGGTTTCATCGGCGGTTTGTTTGCACCAGCAATGTTCTTAGGCGCTTCTTTTGGATCGGCTTACGCCAAAATTTTGGCTGTAGCATTCCCAGCTATTTGCGATCAGATGGCGGCTCCCCCAGCTTACGCAATGGTAGGAATGGCAGCAGTGCTAGCTGGTAGTGTTAGAGCGCCGTTAACGTCTATTTTAATGCTGTTTGAATTAACCCGCGACTATCGCATTGTTTTACCGTTGATGGCAGCTGTGGGTTTGAGTGTTTGGCTAGTGGAAAGGATTAAACCAACTTTTAACTCTAACTCTAACTTACAACAAATTGGTCTTTCTGAATTGAAAGATGAACAAGCGGAAATTGTGCAGCAAATTTTGGTAGAAGATGCTATGTATCCCTGCCCAAAAAAGTTACCTGCAACTCTTGGAGTATTAGATGCAGCTGTAGAAATGATCCGCGATCGCGTCCGCAGTGCTTTAGTAGTTGATGAAGCAGAGCAATTAATTGGTATACTCTCTCTGGAAGATATTAACCGTGCCCTTGCTCTTTGGCAAACTTACTCAAATTCACCAACTGAAATTCCAGATAATTTATCCAGTCAAACTCTCATAGACATTTGTACTACTGAAATCCTTTATGCATGGCAAGATGAACTATTATCTGAAGCTTTAGACCGCATGAGTCTTAGAGGTTTGCATCAATTACCAGTAGTAGCACGAGATAAACCCGATCGCATTTTGGGTTTACTAGAAAGAGAGCAAATTGCGTTAACCTGCAATTTAGCAGTTACGCGCAAGGCACTTCGTCACTATTTACCAGTCTTACCGACTACAGATATAGTCATTAGTCATTAG
- a CDS encoding AbrB family transcriptional regulator, with amino-acid sequence MPKQKKIEPLLGEELLKKVKELESESKEDKAKKCGYYTVTKNGIERVNMMKFLNALIDAEGIQLDSTPSANGRGGRSASYRISVQSNGNLLIGSAYTKQMNLKPGDEFIITLGKKHIRLKQVDPEDREDDEDIDATA; translated from the coding sequence ATGCCTAAACAGAAAAAAATTGAACCCCTACTCGGTGAAGAACTGCTCAAAAAAGTCAAAGAGCTAGAGAGCGAGAGCAAAGAAGACAAAGCCAAAAAGTGTGGCTACTATACCGTTACCAAAAATGGTATAGAGCGCGTCAATATGATGAAGTTCTTAAATGCCCTAATTGATGCCGAAGGCATTCAATTGGATAGTACACCCAGTGCTAATGGGCGTGGTGGACGTAGTGCTAGCTATAGAATTAGTGTGCAATCGAATGGTAACTTGCTTATAGGTTCAGCTTATACAAAACAGATGAATCTGAAACCAGGAGATGAATTTATCATCACTTTAGGCAAAAAGCACATTCGTCTAAAACAGGTAGACCCAGAAGATCGGGAAGATGATGAAGACATAGACGCTACAGCTTAA
- a CDS encoding Rrf2 family transcriptional regulator, with protein MKLTTRGHYSVKALLDLSLQPKYGPVSVRAIAKRQDIPAPYLEKLLIEMRRASIVKSIRGSIGGYQLAREPAQISIGQILEAVGETSPLPHHTPAPAQAEDWVTFSLWQRLNQKLKEALYSITLADLYYDARSWQAALGEEASFVV; from the coding sequence ATGAAACTAACTACCAGAGGACACTATAGTGTGAAGGCGTTGCTAGATTTGAGTTTACAGCCAAAATATGGCCCTGTATCTGTAAGAGCGATCGCTAAACGTCAAGATATCCCAGCTCCTTACCTCGAAAAACTACTAATAGAAATGCGTCGTGCATCAATAGTTAAATCAATTCGTGGTAGCATCGGCGGATACCAATTGGCAAGAGAGCCTGCACAAATATCTATAGGACAAATTTTAGAAGCAGTTGGCGAGACTAGCCCTTTACCCCATCACACTCCAGCACCTGCACAAGCTGAAGATTGGGTAACATTTAGCCTATGGCAGAGACTCAACCAAAAGCTCAAAGAAGCTTTATACAGTATTACTTTGGCAGACCTTTATTATGATGCTCGTAGCTGGCAAGCTGCCCTTGGGGAAGAAGCTAGTTTTGTGGTTTAG
- the cbiB gene encoding adenosylcobinamide-phosphate synthase CbiB, whose translation MTNSIYILIIAALLDYLIGDPWNWPHPVQVMGWVISRLTKFSLQLCKNSLTQRLAGILLGIILIIGSGLVGFLIIQSAKLVHPLLGIVLNSILLASCFAGRSLRAAAVAVLEPLTAGDLEKARKILSNYVGRDTQNLSQTEIYRAVLETVAENATDGVMAPLFYAIVGVFVPVVGPTPLALAYKASSTLDSMVGYREAPYTYLGWFCARLEDCLTWLPCRLTVVTLALLSGKPMHIWQICRRDAINDPSPNSGWSECAYAAFLGVQMGGTNWYRGVAKYKPLLGDAIYPISATSIQNALQLTRYCFLVWLGIAIAIFLIFPNR comes from the coding sequence ATGACCAATAGCATCTATATCTTAATAATTGCTGCACTTTTAGATTACTTAATTGGCGATCCTTGGAATTGGCCTCATCCAGTGCAAGTTATGGGGTGGGTAATTTCTCGTCTGACCAAATTTTCTCTCCAATTGTGTAAAAATTCTCTAACGCAACGCCTAGCTGGAATTTTACTAGGTATTATCCTAATAATTGGTAGTGGACTTGTTGGCTTTTTGATTATTCAAAGTGCCAAATTGGTTCATCCGTTGTTGGGAATTGTACTAAATAGCATTCTTTTGGCTAGTTGTTTTGCAGGCAGAAGTTTACGAGCCGCAGCAGTGGCTGTTTTAGAACCTTTAACAGCAGGAGATTTAGAAAAAGCTCGGAAGATTTTAAGTAATTACGTTGGTCGAGATACTCAAAACCTCTCACAAACAGAAATTTACCGAGCCGTTTTAGAAACGGTTGCAGAAAATGCCACTGATGGGGTGATGGCTCCGCTTTTTTATGCAATTGTTGGTGTCTTTGTGCCAGTTGTGGGGCCAACTCCTTTGGCTTTAGCATATAAAGCCAGCAGTACCCTTGATTCAATGGTGGGCTATCGAGAAGCACCCTATACTTATTTGGGATGGTTCTGTGCGCGGTTGGAAGATTGTTTGACTTGGCTACCTTGTCGGTTAACAGTTGTGACTCTGGCGCTGTTATCGGGTAAACCGATGCATATTTGGCAAATTTGTCGTCGGGATGCAATTAATGATCCTAGTCCCAATTCTGGTTGGAGTGAGTGCGCCTATGCTGCTTTTTTGGGCGTGCAGATGGGGGGTACAAATTGGTATCGCGGGGTAGCTAAGTACAAACCACTGCTAGGAGATGCTATTTATCCCATTAGTGCAACTTCCATTCAGAATGCTTTGCAGTTGACCCGATATTGTTTTTTGGTATGGTTAGGGATAGCGATCGCAATATTCTTAATATTTCCAAACAGGTAA
- the pyrR gene encoding bifunctional pyr operon transcriptional regulator/uracil phosphoribosyltransferase PyrR: MSAKVVEILSSEEIRRTLTRLASQIVERTRDLSQLVLLGIYTRGALLAELLARQIETLEGVAVSVGALDITFYRDDLDKIGLRTPAKSEIPFDLTGKTVVLVDDVIFKGRTIRAALNAVNDYGRPEVIRLAVLVDRGHRELPIHPDFIGKKLPTAKEEVVKVYLQNYDERDAVELISH; this comes from the coding sequence ATGTCTGCCAAAGTAGTTGAAATTCTCTCATCCGAAGAAATTCGTCGTACCTTAACTCGCCTTGCCTCTCAAATTGTAGAAAGGACGCGCGATTTGTCTCAACTGGTGCTTCTTGGTATTTATACAAGAGGTGCGTTATTAGCCGAATTGTTGGCGCGTCAAATTGAGACGCTCGAAGGTGTAGCCGTGTCAGTCGGCGCTTTGGACATTACATTTTATCGAGATGACCTCGATAAAATTGGATTGCGGACTCCAGCAAAAAGCGAAATTCCTTTTGACCTGACAGGGAAAACCGTTGTACTTGTAGATGATGTAATTTTCAAAGGACGGACGATTCGCGCTGCTTTGAACGCAGTCAACGACTACGGTAGACCAGAGGTGATTCGTTTAGCTGTGTTGGTAGATAGGGGTCATCGAGAATTACCAATCCACCCCGATTTTATTGGCAAAAAGTTACCTACTGCTAAAGAAGAAGTTGTCAAAGTTTACTTACAAAATTACGATGAACGAGATGCAGTGGAGTTAATTAGTCATTAG
- a CDS encoding nuclear transport factor 2 family protein, with protein MTKDEVLAANAAFYRAFERKDIETMSAVWSQGTGSFCIHPGSNILRGWKEIRTSWEQIFKNTAYIEINTDIIATEITDKIAYVVLRENVFQVVGGRRLEAQSTATNIFQFLGEKWYLVHHHGSPILR; from the coding sequence ATGACTAAGGATGAAGTCTTAGCGGCTAATGCAGCTTTTTATCGAGCTTTTGAAAGAAAAGATATTGAGACAATGAGTGCAGTATGGTCACAAGGAACTGGTAGTTTTTGTATTCATCCTGGAAGTAATATACTGCGAGGTTGGAAGGAAATTCGCACCTCTTGGGAGCAGATATTTAAAAACACCGCTTATATTGAAATAAATACAGATATAATTGCTACAGAGATTACTGATAAAATTGCTTATGTTGTGTTGAGAGAAAATGTGTTCCAAGTAGTAGGTGGGAGAAGACTTGAAGCACAATCAACAGCTACAAATATATTTCAGTTCCTTGGCGAGAAGTGGTATTTAGTACATCATCACGGTAGCCCAATTTTGCGGTGA
- a CDS encoding DUF4912 domain-containing protein, with protein MAKERPPLEEMTLRQLRKVASEYSISRYSRMRKSQLLASIQEVQRSKNLLSPSRSLEAQETVEAAKFELGQEDRTGGSLADVDEGLADLPSGYGESRIVLLPRDPQWAYTYWDIPNEHKEELRRQGGQQLALRIYDVTDINIEYQSPHSIQEYPADELAREWYLPVPVSDRDYVIDIGYRAADGRWLVLARSAKVHIPPVYPSDWIEDVFITVNFEEDLRGKTQYELVPPAKKVAATANGNAGNAVNGNPIYDQIFGLAESAESLRVAGSIFGSQHQVPSSARPEQAISSYVFPSGVGMWAVPTVSGLTASGAGMSGVGFSASAVPVRPRQFWLIADAELIVYGATEPDATVTIGGRPIQLNPDGTFRFQMSFQDGLIDYPILAVAADGEQTRSIQMKFNRETPSRNTNTKEEAVLEWFS; from the coding sequence ATGGCAAAAGAACGCCCGCCACTAGAGGAGATGACCTTACGCCAACTACGCAAAGTTGCTAGCGAATATAGCATCTCTCGGTATAGCCGAATGCGTAAATCACAATTACTGGCATCAATTCAAGAAGTCCAGCGCAGTAAAAATTTACTTAGTCCATCTCGTTCATTGGAGGCACAGGAAACCGTGGAAGCTGCAAAGTTTGAATTAGGTCAGGAAGATCGAACTGGTGGATCTTTAGCTGATGTTGATGAAGGACTCGCAGATTTGCCCTCTGGCTATGGTGAAAGCCGGATTGTACTCTTACCACGCGATCCACAGTGGGCTTACACTTACTGGGATATTCCCAATGAGCATAAAGAGGAACTGCGCCGACAAGGGGGACAACAACTCGCACTCCGGATTTATGATGTCACCGACATCAATATCGAATACCAAAGCCCCCACAGCATTCAAGAATATCCTGCTGATGAACTAGCTAGAGAATGGTATCTGCCAGTTCCAGTTAGCGATCGCGATTATGTGATAGATATCGGTTATCGTGCTGCTGATGGACGCTGGTTGGTACTCGCTCGTTCTGCTAAAGTACACATTCCTCCTGTTTATCCTTCTGACTGGATTGAGGATGTCTTCATCACTGTCAACTTTGAAGAAGATTTGCGTGGTAAGACTCAGTACGAACTCGTACCACCTGCCAAGAAGGTTGCAGCTACCGCCAATGGCAATGCTGGTAATGCTGTGAATGGCAACCCCATCTACGACCAAATCTTTGGTTTAGCCGAATCTGCCGAATCACTACGGGTAGCTGGTTCTATCTTCGGTTCCCAGCATCAAGTACCAAGTTCAGCGCGTCCTGAACAAGCTATTAGCTCCTACGTTTTCCCATCTGGTGTGGGTATGTGGGCAGTTCCTACCGTGTCAGGCTTAACCGCTTCCGGTGCAGGAATGTCAGGTGTTGGCTTCTCAGCTTCCGCCGTACCAGTGCGTCCGCGCCAGTTCTGGTTAATTGCCGATGCTGAGTTAATCGTCTATGGTGCAACCGAACCAGATGCTACCGTAACCATTGGTGGCCGTCCAATTCAGCTAAATCCAGATGGAACATTCCGCTTCCAGATGTCCTTCCAAGATGGTTTAATTGACTATCCAATCTTGGCTGTAGCTGCTGATGGTGAGCAAACCCGGTCAATTCAGATGAAATTTAATCGTGAGACACCATCTAGAAATACCAACACCAAAGAAGAAGCTGTTTTAGAATGGTTTTCTTAA
- a CDS encoding phosphodiester glycosidase family protein yields the protein MYTKKLFLLFILIIGATLLSGCQQIEANSIPKASKTCPGKNAKFSIDFFKTNNQGKKNQRGINNVIIFNPKSAELDFKVNVGLSHKIYAKDSTGKLRKEYVPKQFRELIGDDNAKLNGQLPIAAINADYIGTDDKPQGLNVSRGVEYSGVFKNKRSSFGISGGTPNQRQATIQAGRRKSDILNYNLVGGNGRFYRQGKFKDICQDLGEFACKNAKNRSMAAITNQGYVILLVNDLKANSDIELSQVNQELLPDMFDNVLEGIASNNCLGKIQEAILFDGGMSPGLYYNQKTYVENFGPIGSVFLIYKK from the coding sequence ATGTATACAAAAAAATTATTTTTGTTATTTATCTTGATAATTGGCGCAACCTTATTATCAGGTTGTCAACAGATTGAAGCAAATTCAATCCCAAAAGCATCTAAAACTTGCCCTGGCAAAAATGCTAAGTTCAGCATCGATTTTTTTAAAACCAATAATCAAGGTAAAAAAAATCAAAGAGGTATTAACAATGTGATTATTTTTAATCCCAAATCAGCAGAATTAGATTTCAAAGTTAATGTTGGTCTATCTCATAAAATCTACGCCAAAGATTCTACGGGGAAACTGCGTAAAGAATATGTACCAAAACAGTTTCGTGAACTCATCGGCGATGATAATGCCAAATTAAACGGACAGCTACCCATTGCCGCAATTAATGCTGACTATATAGGTACTGATGATAAACCACAAGGCTTAAATGTTTCTCGTGGTGTCGAGTATTCAGGAGTATTTAAAAATAAGCGTTCTTCCTTTGGGATATCAGGAGGTACACCCAATCAGCGACAGGCTACTATCCAAGCTGGTAGAAGAAAAAGTGATATTCTCAATTACAATTTAGTGGGTGGTAATGGCAGATTCTATCGTCAGGGTAAATTTAAAGATATTTGTCAAGATTTAGGAGAATTTGCTTGTAAAAATGCTAAAAATCGCTCTATGGCAGCTATTACCAATCAAGGCTATGTAATCTTATTAGTTAATGACTTGAAAGCTAATTCAGATATTGAATTATCTCAAGTTAATCAAGAGTTACTGCCAGATATGTTTGATAATGTCCTAGAAGGTATTGCTAGCAATAACTGTTTAGGTAAGATTCAAGAAGCGATATTATTTGATGGCGGTATGTCTCCAGGATTGTATTATAACCAGAAAACTTATGTAGAAAACTTTGGGCCGATTGGTTCAGTTTTTTTGATTTACAAAAAATAA
- a CDS encoding ABC transporter ATP-binding protein translates to MSQVILENVYKSFSPRKGEGVTLQTQFPLTLEEKTDAAQERAGSVNVLRRINLTIADGEFMVLVGPSGCGKSTLLRLIAGLEVMTGGNIWIGDRLINDLPPKERDIAMVFQNYALYPHMTVYDNIAFGLRRRFGTRGEITPSSPSSPYLRTWTENLFVGATRKLPKGLRYISDKERAVDEQVRSVAQLLQIETLLNRLPKQLSGGQRQRVALGRAIARDPQVFLMDEPLSNLDAKLRAETRAQIVKLQRQLGTTTIYVTHDQTEAMTMGDRIAIMSEGKIQQVASPLELYNRPANLFVAEFIGSPPMNFIPVEFHAPQLITHSQFRFTLPEVWGRALQKYDRKALILGIRPEHFNLSMPATKNIPVQVDLVENLGNDSFLAVKIAEPGSQRATTSYLQVRIPPDRFVQPGEQLWLSLTPEKIHFFDPETQLAIFP, encoded by the coding sequence GTGTCCCAAGTTATTTTAGAAAACGTTTATAAAAGTTTTTCCCCGCGTAAAGGGGAAGGTGTAACCTTACAAACCCAATTCCCCCTCACGCTTGAGGAAAAAACTGATGCAGCGCAAGAACGTGCGGGAAGTGTTAACGTCTTGCGGCGGATTAACCTGACGATCGCAGATGGCGAGTTTATGGTGCTGGTAGGCCCTTCTGGTTGTGGTAAAAGTACCCTGCTACGCTTAATCGCCGGTTTAGAAGTGATGACTGGCGGTAATATCTGGATAGGCGATCGCTTAATCAATGACCTACCACCCAAAGAACGCGACATCGCAATGGTATTTCAAAATTACGCCCTCTATCCCCACATGACGGTGTACGACAACATCGCCTTTGGGCTGCGCCGCCGTTTTGGGACACGGGGAGAAATTACTCCCTCATCTCCCTCATCCCCTTATCTTCGGACGTGGACAGAAAATCTCTTCGTAGGGGCGACAAGAAAATTACCGAAAGGACTGCGCTACATTTCTGATAAAGAACGGGCGGTGGATGAACAGGTACGTAGTGTTGCCCAACTGTTGCAAATCGAAACATTGCTGAATCGCTTACCCAAACAGCTATCTGGGGGACAAAGACAACGGGTTGCATTGGGACGAGCGATCGCGCGTGACCCTCAAGTATTCTTAATGGATGAACCGCTTTCTAACTTAGATGCCAAACTACGGGCAGAAACCCGCGCTCAAATTGTCAAATTGCAGCGCCAACTGGGGACAACGACAATTTATGTTACCCACGATCAAACAGAAGCGATGACAATGGGCGATCGCATTGCGATTATGTCTGAGGGTAAAATTCAGCAAGTTGCTTCTCCCTTAGAACTTTACAACCGCCCAGCCAATCTTTTTGTAGCAGAGTTCATTGGTTCACCACCAATGAATTTTATTCCTGTAGAATTTCATGCCCCACAGTTGATTACTCATTCCCAGTTTCGTTTCACCCTCCCAGAAGTTTGGGGAAGAGCTTTACAAAAATATGATCGGAAAGCTCTAATTTTAGGCATTCGCCCAGAACACTTTAACTTGAGTATGCCTGCTACCAAAAATATACCGGTACAAGTAGATTTGGTAGAAAATCTCGGCAACGATTCTTTTCTTGCAGTTAAGATTGCCGAACCTGGATCTCAAAGAGCTACTACCAGTTATCTACAAGTGCGAATACCACCAGACCGATTTGTACAACCTGGTGAGCAACTATGGTTATCGCTAACACCAGAGAAAATTCACTTTTTTGACCCGGAAACTCAGCTAGCAATATTTCCCTAA